One genomic window of Camelina sativa cultivar DH55 chromosome 5, Cs, whole genome shotgun sequence includes the following:
- the LOC104785541 gene encoding uncharacterized protein LOC104785541, which yields MEHHNHHHRRHHHQRDDSDEDRQSFGGPPPRNNFPDAPPQPHGLYQPQPPFDPYAPPPHFGAPAPPPHFGAPAPPPYFDAPAPPPHFGAPAPPPYFDAPAPPPPFGHVSHVGHHSSNEPYPPDHHRYGAHPPPDSMLESHTGVSHVAHHSSHQPQPYPPSGFDQRPDEKNRVPDNIAGLAGRATVKVYSKAEPNYYLTIRDGKVILAPANPSDEAQHWYKDEKYSTRVKDADGHPCFALVNKATGEAMKHSVGASHPVHLIRYDPDRLDESVLWTESKDLGDGYRTIRMINNTSLLVDAFHGDSKSGGVRDGTTIVLWDWNKGENQRWKIFPF from the exons ATGGAgcaccacaaccaccaccatcgccgccaccaccaccaacgcGACGACAGCGATGAAGATCGTCAATCCTTTGGAGGACCACCGCCGCGCAACAATTTCCCCGATGCTCCACCGCAACCCCATGGCCTTTACCAGCCACAACCTCCTTTCGACCCTTACGCGCCTCCGCCTCACTTCGGAGCTCCGGCACCACCGCCTCACTTCGGAGCTCCGGCACCACCGCCTTACTTCGATGCTCCGGCACCACCGCCTCACTTCGGAGCTCCGGCACCACCGCCTTACTTTGATGCTCCAGCACCGCCGCCTCCGTTCGGTCATGTGAGCCATGTCGGTCATCACTCTTCCAACGAGCCCTACCCGCCGGATCACCACCGTTACGGAGCTCATCCGCCGCCTGATTCGATGCTAGAGAGCCACACTGGCGTCTCGCACGTGGCTCACCATAGCTCACATCAGCCTCAACCCTACCCGCCTTCTGGTTTTGACCAAAGGCCTGATGAGAAGAACCGTGTGCCTGATAATATTGCCGGTCTCGCCGGAAGGGCTACGGTGAAGGTGTATTCTAAGGCGGAGCCTAACTATTATCTGACGATCAGAGATGGTAAGGTCATTCTGGCCCCAGCCAATCCATCTGATGAAGCACAG CACTGGTACAAAGATGAGAAGTACAGCACTCGGGTGAAGGATGCAGACGGTCATCCTTGTTTTGCTCTTGTAAACAAGGCTACTGGTGAAGCAATGAAGCATTCTGTGGGAGCTTCCCATCCT GTGCATCTAATTAGATATGATCCTGATAGACTCGACGAGTCGGTGCTATGGACAGAGAGCAAGGATTTGGGAGATGGATATCGCACAATAAGGATGATAAACAATACGAGTTTACTCGTTGATGCATTTCATGGTGACAGCAAATCTGGTGGTGTCCGTGATGGCACGACTATTGTCCTTTGGGACTGGAACAAAGGCGAAAACCAGCGCTGGAAGATCTTTCCTTTCT GA
- the LOC104785540 gene encoding bidirectional sugar transporter SWEET9 has product MVFIKVHQLAFFFGLMGNIVSFGVFLSPVPTFYGIYKNKSSKGFQSIPYICALASATLLLYYGIMKTHAYLIISINTFGCFIEISYLFLYIIYAPREAKIFTLKLIVICNIGGLGLLILLVNLLVPKQHRVSTVGWVCAAYSLAVFASPLSVMRKVIKTKSVEYMPFLLSLSLTLNAVMWFFYGLLIKDKFIAMPNILGFLFGVAQMILYMMYQGSTKTDLPTENQLANKTEVPIVAVELPDVRSDNVEGPARAMK; this is encoded by the exons ATGGTGTTCATCAAAGTTCATCAGCttgcttttttctttggtcTCATGG gcaaCATTGTGTCTTTTGGGGTGTTCCTGTCACCAGT GCCAACGTTTTATGGGATATACAAGAACAAATCGTCGAAAGGGTTTCAGTCGATACCGTACATATGTGCACTAGCAAGTGCAACTCTTCTTCTCTACTACGGAATAATGAAGACACATGCTTATCTCATCATTAGCATTAACACCTTTGGATGTTTCATTGAAATCTCCTACTTGTTTCTCTATATCATTTACGCACCTAGAGAGGCCAAG ATATTCACGTTGAAGTTGATAGTGATATGCAACATCGGTGGACTTGGTCTCTTAATCCTTCTAGTCAATCTTTTGGTTCCAAAACAACACCGTGTCTCGACCGTTGGATGGGTTTGTGCTGCTTACAGTCTCGCCGTCTTTGCTTCTCCCTTAAGCGTCATG AGGAAAGTTATAAAGACAAAGAGTGTGGAATACATGCCGTTTCTTCTCTCCTTGTCTCTCACTCTTAACGCCGTCATGTGGTTCTTTTATGGGCTTCTTATCAAAGACAAGTTCATCGCT ATGCCAAACATTCTCGGTTTTTTATTCGGTGTAGCTCAGATGATACTATACATGATGTATCAAGGTTCGACAAAAACGGATTTACCAACAGAGAACCAACTAGCAAATAAAACCGAAGTCCCAATCGTGGCTGTTGAATTGCCTGATGTAAGATCAGACAATGTTGAAGGACCGGCGAGGGCTATGAAGTGA
- the LOC104785539 gene encoding uncharacterized protein LOC104785539: MGFISCISFPTVNSRILSTQCFAKLSTFTSSSYSVKFALRRQEEDKPKVSFFLSSTSSLMTTPVQSSSSSSTTIDETSDGLKVQSHVSIGANDLLIVGPGVLGRLVAQQWRQEHPESQIFGQTATTTHHDELEKLDIKPFLKGTEFGDKFSYVIFCAPPSQSPDYAGEVRNAASNWNGKGSFLFTSSSAPYDCFDNGECNEDSPVVPLGKSPRTDVLLKAEKVVLECGGTVLRLAGLYTESRGAHTYWLNKSTIDARPDHILNLIHYEDAASLAVSVMKKKPGGRIFLGCDNHPLSRQEVMDLMDQSGKYDQKFKGFTSTSGPLGKKLDNSRTRAEIGWEPKYPSFAQFLGVAK, encoded by the exons atggGTTTCATCTCTTGCATCTCATTCCCTACGGTCAATTCGAGAATTCTATCGACCCAGTGTTTCGCCAAGCTATCAACTTTTACATCTTCTTCATATTCAGTTAAGTTTGCTTTGAGACGCCAGGAGGAGGATAAACCCAAAGtctccttctttctttcatcaACGTCTTCGTTAATGACGACTCCTGTTcaatcctcttcttcctcctccaccaccattg ATGAGACCAGTGATGGCTTGAAGGTCCAGTCTCATGTTTCAATTGGGGCAAACGATTTGCTGATTGTTGGACCAGGTGTTCTTGGACGCTTAGTTGCTCAACAATGGAGACAG GAACATCCAGAGAGCCAAATCTTTGGGCAGACAGCAACAACAACTCATCATGATGAGTTGGAGAAGTTGGATATCAAACCATTTCTTAAAGGAACCGAATTTGGGGACAAGTTCTCATATGTGATCTTTTGTGCTCCTCCATCACAAAGCCCTGATTATGCTGGCGAAGTCAG GAATGCAGCATCAAACTGGAACGGCAAAGGATCATTCTTATTCACATCTAGTTCTGCACCTTATGATTGCTTTGATAATGGAGAATGCAACGAG GATTCTCCAGTAGTGCCTCTGGGAAAGAGCCCAAGAACCGATGTGCTTTTAAAAGCAGAGAAAGTAGTGTTGGAATGTGGAGGGACGGTTCTTAGACTGGCAGGGCTTTAC ACAGAGAGTAGAGGTGCACATACTTACTGGTTGAATAAGAGCACAATCGATGCTCGTCCTGATCATATCCTAAATCTCATACACTATGAG GATGCAGCATCACTGGCAGTTTCAGTCATGAAGAAGAAACCCGGTGGTCGAATTTTCTTGGGTTGTGACAACCATCCTTTGTCAAG GCAAGAGGTGATGGACCTGATGGATCAAAGCGGAAAATATGATCAGAAGTTCAAAGGTTTCACGA GCACCAGTGGTCCTTTAGGGAAGAAGCTAGACAACTCACGGACACGAGCTGAAATAGGATGGGAGCCGAAGTATCCAAGCTTTGCTCAATTTCTTGGAGTAGCAAAGTAG
- the LOC104785538 gene encoding anaphase-promoting complex subunit 7-like: protein MEVPKDQIATLMEHGLYDSAEMLGSFLVSSSTVSAETSPQLKAENLILLGDALFHQREHRRAINTYKQALHHYGRIPKQSSGISRSSLSLSTRSSVSASGNSAINESEVRFKIASSYFALNETKAAISEMESVKTRSLEMNILMAKLHRNSGYNRGAIAFYKECLRQCPYVLEAVIGLAELGVTAKDIISSFTQTSSRSAKVSLDQIDPTRWLQRYVEAQCCVASHAYKGALELFAELLQRFPNNVHLLTETAKVEAIIGKNDEAIMRFEKVRSIDPYTLTSMDEYAMLLHIKCDYSRLNKLVHDLLSIDHSRAEVFVALSVLWERKDARTALSYAEKSIRVDERHIPGYIMKGNLLLQAKRPEAAAIAFRAAQNLRSDLRSYQGLVHSYLAFGKTKEALYTAREAMNAMPQSAKALKLVGDVHASTSSGREKAKKFYESGLRLEPGYLGAALALAELHLMEGRNGDAVSLLERYLKDWVDDSLHVKLAQVFAATNMLQDSLSHYQAALRINPQNEAAKKGLDRLEKQMKGIDPDATDENDENDVEDVDGDTEEAELM from the exons ATGGAGGTTCCAAAGGATCAGATCGCGACTCTAATGGAGCATGGGCTTTACGATTCTGCTGAAATGCTC GGTAGTTTTCTGGTTTCATCTTCTACTGTTAGTGCCGAAACTAGTCCTCAGCTAAAGGCGGAGAATTTG attCTACTGGGCGATGCTTTATTTCATCAGAGAGAACACAGGAGAGCTATT AATACGTACAAGCAAGCGTTGCATCATTATGGAAGGATTCCAAAGCAAAGCTCTGGTATTTCTAGGAGTTCATTATCTTTATCTACCAGATCATCTGTGAGTGCGTCTGGCAATTCTGCTATTAATGAGAGCGAG GTGAGATTCAAGATTGCTTCATCTTACTTTGCTCTTAATGAAACAAAAGCTGCGATTTCTGAG ATGGAATCTGTCAAGACCAGGAGCTTGGAGATGAATATACTGATGGCAAAGCTTCATCGAAATTCTGGATATAACCGTGGTGCTATTGCTTTTTATAAAGAGTGTTTAAG GCAGTGTCCTTATGTACTCGAAGCTGTCATAGGTTTAGCTGAACTGGGAGTCACTGCAAAGGATATCATATCATCTTTTACTCAG ACTTCAAGTAGAAGTGCAAAGGTTTCGCTCGATCAGATAGATCCTACCCGTTGGTTGCAA CGTTATGTTGAGGCCCAGTGTTGTGTTGCTTCACATGCTTACAAAG GGGCGCTGGAACTCTTTGCTGAACTTTTACAACGATTTCCAAATAATGTACACTTGTTGACTGAGACAGCAAAG GTTGAAGCCATTATTGGGAAAAATGATGAGGCTATAATGAGATTTGAGAAG GTTCGGTCAATTGATCCTTACACACTAACCAGTATGGATGAGTATGCAATGCTGCTTCATATAAAGTGTGATTAttccaggctaaacaagcttgTCCACGATTTGTTAAGCATTGATCACTCCAGAGCAGAAGTATTTGTTGCTTTGTCTGTACTATGGGAAAGGAAAGATGCAAGGACAGCATTATCTTATGCTGAGAAG AGTATCAGGGTAGACGAAAGGCACATACCCGGCTACATAATGAAG gGAAATCTTCTTTTACAAGCAAAACGACCAGAAGCTGCAGCAATCGCCTTCAGGGCTGCTCAGAATTTGAGGTCCGATCTTCGTTCATATCAAG GCTTAGTCCATTCTTATCTGGCATTTGGTAAAACCAAAGAAGCATTGTATACCGCCAGAGAAGCAATGAATGCAATGCCTCAGTCAGCAAAGGCTCTGAAATTAGTTGGTGATGTTCATGCTAGTACATCAAGTGGCAGGGAAAAG GCAAAGAAGTTCTACGAGTCAGGTCTGAGGCTTGAACCTGGGTACCTAGGAGCGGCCTTAGCTCTGGCTGAGCTTCATCTAATGGAAGGAAGGAATGGAGATGCTGTATCACTACTTGAACGATATCTCAAAGATTGGGTTGATGATTCTCTCCACGTCAAGCTAGCTCAAGTCTTTGCTGCAACAAACATGCTACAAGATTCTTTATCACACTATCAAGCTGCACTAAG AATAAATCCACAGAATGAGGCAGCCAAAAAGGGACTAGATCGCTTGGAGAAACAGATGAAG GGAATAGACCCAGATGCAACTGATGAGAATGACGAGAACGatgttgaagatgttgatggaGACACTGAAGAAGCTGAGCTCATGTGA